The Prevotella melaninogenica genome has a segment encoding these proteins:
- a CDS encoding PepSY-associated TM helix domain-containing protein: MKRKTWRKNHKWIGIIITFFLVMFCLSGIVLNHRQLFSDINVSRGILPGQYEFNQWNNGLLRGTLRYKDNKNKDKVFIYGAAGVIQTDTTASHFTEYNQGLPTGADYRQMRGMAKTPQNDLFAVSVMDLYKLGKNASWQKVDLPKQEDDELLTDITTHGDTLIVLSRSHLYYATAPYKKFTCLTLQAGEGNEGKVSLFRQIWLLHSGALFGTVGKLIVDGIGIVLIILCVTGIWYWIRRKTVSMVVWHTKIGHYTFALTLFIAITGWALRPPLMILLATNSTKPLPGTTLDNDNTWNDKLRMIRYDEQAHDWLISTSEGFYSLKNLSSKPTPITTAPPVSVMGQNVWQYANNKSWIVGSFDGLFYWDRKNNVVLYYNDAMVSTPGIPGTAPDEQTISGYSSDFTNKECIATYFQGSSFAKQPEELKDKPMSLWSLALEVHTGRIYAGALGSFLFIFVIGILIIFTLVSGKKA, encoded by the coding sequence ATGAAACGTAAGACATGGCGTAAAAACCATAAGTGGATTGGTATCATCATAACATTCTTCTTAGTAATGTTCTGCCTTTCGGGTATTGTTCTCAATCATCGTCAACTCTTTTCTGATATTAATGTAAGCCGTGGAATATTGCCTGGTCAGTATGAATTCAACCAATGGAACAACGGATTACTACGTGGAACATTACGCTACAAAGATAATAAAAACAAAGATAAGGTGTTCATATATGGCGCAGCGGGTGTCATTCAAACCGATACAACTGCTTCTCATTTCACCGAATACAACCAAGGTCTACCTACTGGTGCAGACTATCGACAGATGCGAGGAATGGCTAAGACCCCACAAAATGACCTCTTTGCGGTTAGCGTCATGGACTTATATAAATTAGGAAAGAACGCATCTTGGCAAAAAGTAGACTTACCTAAGCAAGAGGATGACGAACTATTGACAGACATCACCACCCATGGTGATACGCTCATCGTTCTTTCTCGCTCTCACCTCTACTATGCTACTGCCCCTTATAAGAAGTTTACTTGTCTCACACTACAAGCTGGTGAGGGGAATGAGGGGAAGGTATCATTGTTCCGTCAAATATGGTTATTGCATAGTGGTGCACTGTTTGGAACCGTAGGAAAACTCATTGTAGACGGAATTGGAATCGTCTTAATTATCCTTTGTGTGACAGGTATATGGTATTGGATTCGTCGCAAAACAGTATCAATGGTCGTTTGGCATACAAAGATTGGGCATTACACATTCGCCTTGACGCTATTTATCGCAATAACAGGATGGGCATTACGTCCTCCACTGATGATTCTCCTTGCCACGAACAGTACGAAACCATTGCCTGGCACGACTTTAGACAATGATAATACTTGGAATGATAAACTAAGAATGATTCGATATGATGAGCAAGCTCACGACTGGCTCATCTCGACTTCGGAAGGTTTCTACTCTCTTAAGAATCTCTCTTCCAAGCCAACACCTATCACCACAGCACCCCCAGTGAGTGTAATGGGGCAAAACGTTTGGCAATATGCAAACAACAAATCATGGATAGTAGGCTCCTTCGATGGTCTGTTCTACTGGGATCGTAAGAATAACGTCGTACTTTACTACAATGATGCTATGGTCTCTACTCCCGGTATACCGGGTACTGCACCAGACGAACAGACAATCTCCGGCTATAGTTCTGACTTCACAAACAAGGAATGTATAGCCACCTATTTCCAAGGTTCATCCTTCGCAAAACAGCCAGAAGAACTGAAAGATAAGCCCATGTCGCTTTGGAGTCTTGCTTTAGAGGTGCACACAGGTAGAATCTATGCCGGTGCATTAGGCTCCTTCCTCTTCATTTTCGTCATCGGCATCCTCATCATCTTCACCCTCGTGTCAGGTAAAAAGGCGTAG
- the cas9 gene encoding type II CRISPR RNA-guided endonuclease Cas9 (Cas9, originally named Csn1, is the large, multifunctional signature protein of type II CRISPR/Cas systems. It is well known even to general audiences because its RNA-guided endonuclease activity has made it a popular tool for custom editing of eukaryotic genomes.): MKTILGLDLGTNSIGWAKVCVDDNGNYTREIKLGSRIIPMSQDTLSNFDKGVTESPTAVRTGFRGIRRIRERALQRRERLHRVLHVMGFLPLHYENAIGWNREEATTYGKFLDNGEPKLAWEKQEDGSMRFLFMDSFYEMMADFAKYQPGMVADGRKIPLDWTLYYLRKKALTQAIRKEELAWLLLNFNQKRGYYQLRGEEEEEDPTKREEYYELKVVSVEAAEEGKGGNTWYNVTLENGWIYRRQSKIELNDWVGKVRPFIVTTEYEIDGVTIKKDKNGEVKRSFRAPSENDWGLRKKRTESLLEESGKTVGAFIYNHILSEPADKIRGNFIRTIERKFYKKELEAILREQSKHHKELKDIDTLIACIKELYPNNKPHQDSLMKKDMSYLLITDLIFYQRPLKSKKSLIADCPYEYYKYVIKETGEIKRQGIKCIAKSNPYYQEFRLWQFIINLRLFDRNNDKEVTSEYLSSMEDYTRLFTYLNDRKDINQEILLKDFFKQKKVKRGMEKEFPIRWNYIEDKEKKYPCGETRHELLVALGKAGIDHSWLGDKERFYRLWHLLYSVESKEEAEGALRKLVDNDDFVNAFLKIKPFKKEYGAYSEKAIKKLLAVMRMGNLWNEVDICEQTRNRIQSIINGDIDEKIKERMNRTFSQLSDFQGLPEWLACYVVYGRHSEATDIQRWTKPENLMAYINGFKQHSLRNPIVEQCILETLRTVHDIWKEAGHIDEIHIELGRSMKSTADQRARMSKSIMQNENTNLRIKSLLMELKNAKEFENVRPYSPMQQEILRIYEEGALQELTKEDAQYNEISKISQMAQPSANELLKYRLWLEQKYCSPYTGKPISLSKLFTSAYQIEHIIPQSRYFDDSFTNKVICEAEVNQLKSNMLGYEFIKKHGGEIVHCTMVGDVKILDAKEYYNFVTEHYTNNRRKKEKLLLDDIPQEFLNRQMNDSRYISKKVMAILSNIVREEDEQEAKSKFVIACSGGITDRLKQDWGLNDIWNSIVYPRFERLNKLTNTENFGRWENKEGKQVFQTSVPLELQRGFSKKRIDHRHHAMDALVIACASNNIINYLNNESAKSQEKREDLRKKLCDKNRIIRKPWETFTQDAHTALENVVVSFKNYVRVINKATNYYEKYDKNGKKGIAEQKGQDMWAIRKPMHKETVFGQVNLRRKVTVKLKDALEKIPAICNKELRDYINNLVAKQFNKKQILAHFKSINYRLNMKYVDKVYVWQYSDEKEPMVATRKSVDTSFDDKRIATITDTGIQKILRNYLETKDNDPNIAFTPEGIAEMNKHITEYNNGKQHQPILKVRVSEPKGAKYQVGETGNKTSKFVEAQKGTNLYFAIYEDKEGNRSYSTIPLNEVIERLKQGLSPAEDLNKRGEKLKFYLSPNDLVYVPTEEEKLSSECKLNKEQIYKMVSATSNQCFFTPHRTANSIVNKVEYSPLNKMEKTILGEMIKSVCWKLEVDRLGNIHKIIK; this comes from the coding sequence ATGAAAACAATTCTTGGATTAGACTTGGGAACCAATAGTATTGGTTGGGCTAAAGTCTGCGTTGACGACAACGGAAACTACACACGTGAGATTAAACTTGGCAGCCGTATCATCCCTATGAGCCAAGACACACTCAGTAACTTTGACAAGGGAGTAACCGAATCTCCTACAGCTGTACGAACTGGATTCCGAGGTATTAGAAGAATCAGAGAGCGTGCATTGCAAAGACGCGAACGCTTACACAGAGTCCTACACGTGATGGGATTCTTGCCTCTACACTACGAGAATGCCATAGGATGGAATCGAGAGGAAGCTACAACGTATGGCAAGTTCCTTGATAATGGGGAACCTAAGTTAGCATGGGAGAAACAAGAGGACGGTTCTATGCGTTTCCTCTTTATGGATTCTTTCTATGAAATGATGGCTGATTTTGCAAAATATCAACCGGGAATGGTTGCTGATGGAAGAAAGATTCCACTGGACTGGACACTGTATTACTTACGTAAGAAAGCTCTTACACAAGCTATCAGAAAAGAAGAATTGGCTTGGTTACTACTCAATTTTAATCAGAAACGTGGATACTATCAGTTACGTGGAGAGGAAGAAGAAGAGGATCCTACTAAACGTGAGGAATATTATGAACTAAAAGTTGTAAGTGTTGAGGCTGCCGAAGAAGGAAAAGGAGGTAACACGTGGTATAATGTTACATTAGAGAACGGCTGGATATATCGTCGACAGAGCAAGATTGAACTAAATGACTGGGTCGGGAAAGTAAGACCATTTATTGTTACAACAGAATACGAAATAGATGGAGTTACCATTAAAAAGGATAAAAATGGAGAAGTGAAACGTTCTTTCCGAGCGCCAAGTGAAAACGATTGGGGGCTGCGTAAGAAACGAACTGAAAGTCTCTTAGAGGAATCTGGTAAGACTGTTGGAGCATTTATCTACAATCATATACTTTCAGAACCCGCTGATAAAATCAGAGGTAATTTTATCCGTACCATTGAACGAAAGTTCTATAAGAAAGAACTGGAAGCTATTCTACGTGAACAATCAAAACATCATAAAGAATTAAAAGACATCGATACGCTTATAGCCTGTATAAAAGAGTTATATCCTAACAACAAGCCGCATCAAGATAGTTTGATGAAGAAAGACATGTCGTATCTTTTGATTACAGACTTGATATTCTACCAAAGACCTCTAAAAAGCAAGAAATCTCTAATTGCAGACTGCCCATACGAGTATTATAAGTATGTGATAAAAGAGACGGGGGAAATCAAGCGACAAGGAATCAAATGTATTGCGAAGTCAAACCCTTATTATCAGGAGTTCCGCTTATGGCAATTCATCATCAACCTCAGACTCTTTGATAGAAATAATGATAAAGAAGTCACTTCTGAGTATTTGTCTTCTATGGAAGATTACACCAGACTGTTTACATATCTCAACGACAGAAAAGACATTAATCAAGAAATTCTATTGAAAGATTTCTTCAAACAAAAGAAAGTAAAGAGGGGTATGGAAAAGGAATTTCCTATCCGCTGGAACTATATTGAAGACAAAGAGAAGAAATATCCATGCGGCGAGACACGTCACGAGCTACTTGTAGCATTAGGTAAAGCTGGTATAGATCATAGTTGGTTAGGTGATAAAGAGCGATTCTACCGACTTTGGCATCTACTCTATTCCGTTGAATCCAAAGAAGAAGCAGAAGGAGCCTTAAGAAAACTTGTTGATAATGATGACTTTGTAAATGCTTTCTTAAAGATAAAGCCATTTAAAAAGGAATATGGTGCTTATTCTGAGAAAGCTATAAAGAAACTATTGGCTGTGATGCGTATGGGGAATCTGTGGAATGAGGTTGACATTTGCGAACAGACGAGAAATAGAATTCAAAGCATCATAAATGGGGATATTGACGAGAAAATTAAAGAACGAATGAATCGTACTTTCAGTCAATTATCCGACTTCCAAGGACTTCCAGAGTGGTTAGCGTGCTATGTTGTATATGGACGACACTCAGAAGCTACAGATATACAACGATGGACAAAGCCAGAAAACTTGATGGCATATATTAATGGCTTCAAGCAGCATTCACTCCGTAATCCTATTGTTGAGCAGTGTATCCTTGAAACTCTCAGAACAGTTCACGATATTTGGAAGGAAGCAGGACACATTGATGAGATTCATATAGAGTTAGGAAGGAGTATGAAGAGTACTGCCGACCAGCGTGCACGTATGTCTAAAAGTATTATGCAGAATGAGAATACCAACCTGCGCATCAAGAGTCTCTTAATGGAACTGAAGAACGCAAAAGAGTTTGAGAATGTACGCCCATACTCACCTATGCAGCAGGAAATTCTAAGAATATACGAGGAGGGGGCCTTGCAAGAATTAACTAAAGAGGATGCCCAATATAATGAGATTTCTAAGATTTCGCAAATGGCACAACCTTCTGCAAACGAATTACTTAAATACAGACTTTGGTTAGAACAGAAGTATTGTTCACCCTATACTGGTAAACCTATTTCTCTGTCAAAACTATTCACATCTGCTTATCAAATAGAACATATTATCCCACAGAGCAGATATTTTGATGATTCATTCACAAATAAGGTCATCTGTGAAGCTGAAGTAAATCAGCTTAAGAGTAATATGTTAGGTTACGAATTCATTAAGAAACATGGTGGCGAAATTGTGCACTGTACAATGGTTGGTGATGTGAAGATACTTGATGCAAAGGAATATTATAACTTCGTAACAGAGCATTATACCAACAACAGACGTAAGAAGGAAAAGCTCTTATTGGATGATATACCACAAGAATTCCTTAATCGTCAAATGAATGACAGTAGATATATCAGTAAGAAAGTGATGGCAATCCTTTCTAATATTGTACGTGAAGAAGATGAACAAGAAGCAAAATCTAAGTTTGTTATCGCATGTTCAGGAGGCATAACGGACCGACTGAAACAGGATTGGGGACTAAATGATATATGGAACAGCATCGTTTATCCTCGTTTTGAACGCCTAAACAAACTCACCAATACAGAGAACTTTGGACGTTGGGAGAACAAAGAAGGGAAACAAGTATTCCAGACATCTGTACCTTTGGAACTACAAAGAGGTTTTAGCAAGAAGCGTATAGACCACCGCCATCATGCTATGGATGCACTCGTCATAGCCTGTGCATCAAATAACATTATCAACTACCTCAATAATGAATCTGCCAAGAGTCAAGAGAAGAGAGAAGACTTGAGAAAGAAACTTTGTGATAAGAATCGTATTATTCGAAAACCTTGGGAGACCTTCACGCAAGATGCACATACAGCTCTTGAGAATGTCGTAGTAAGCTTTAAGAATTATGTGCGTGTCATCAACAAGGCAACAAACTATTACGAGAAGTATGATAAAAATGGCAAGAAAGGAATAGCGGAGCAGAAAGGACAAGACATGTGGGCTATAAGAAAGCCTATGCATAAAGAGACTGTTTTTGGTCAAGTGAATCTACGTCGTAAAGTTACTGTTAAACTAAAGGATGCACTTGAGAAAATTCCTGCTATCTGCAACAAGGAACTGCGCGACTACATCAATAATTTAGTAGCGAAACAATTCAATAAGAAACAAATACTTGCACATTTCAAAAGCATCAACTATCGCCTAAATATGAAATATGTAGACAAGGTTTACGTATGGCAATACAGTGATGAAAAAGAACCTATGGTCGCTACACGTAAGTCTGTCGACACATCATTTGATGATAAGCGCATTGCTACCATTACTGATACTGGTATCCAAAAGATTCTTCGCAACTACCTCGAAACAAAAGACAATGATCCAAACATTGCCTTTACCCCAGAGGGCATAGCAGAGATGAATAAGCATATCACTGAATATAACAATGGTAAGCAACACCAACCTATTCTGAAGGTTAGAGTCTCAGAACCTAAGGGAGCTAAATACCAAGTAGGTGAAACAGGCAACAAAACGTCAAAGTTTGTTGAAGCACAAAAAGGGACAAACCTTTACTTTGCAATCTACGAAGATAAAGAAGGTAATCGTTCATACAGTACTATCCCATTAAATGAAGTTATAGAACGATTGAAACAAGGATTGTCTCCAGCAGAAGATTTGAATAAACGAGGAGAAAAGTTAAAATTCTATCTTTCTCCAAATGACTTGGTGTATGTTCCTACTGAAGAAGAAAAGCTATCCAGTGAGTGCAAACTCAACAAAGAACAGATTTATAAGATGGTTAGTGCGACAAGTAATCAGTGCTTCTTCACCCCACACAGAACAGCTAATAGTATCGTCAACAAAGTAGAATATTCTCCACTTAATAAAATGGAGAAAACTATTTTGGGTGAAATGATTAAATCAGTCTGCTGGAAACTTGAAGTCGACCGATTAGGGAACATACATAAGATTATAAAGTAA
- the cas1 gene encoding type II CRISPR-associated endonuclease Cas1 — protein MIKKTLCFSNPIYLNLRNAQLVLHLPEVENNKTFPEAIKKEAERTIPIEDIGVVVLDNRRITLTSGVMEALLENNCAVITCNQKSMPVGLLLPLCGNTTQNERFRSQIEASLPLRKQLWQQTIKQKILNQEHVLRINTDKETTCMRIWSNDVRSGDPDNLEARSAAYYWKNLFTNYPNFVRDREGPPPNNLLNYGYAILRAIIARALVGSGLLPTLGIHHHNRYNAYCLADDIMEPYRPYVDQLVLDIIQCNSEISDITRDLKMQLLGISMLDVVINGKRSPLMIAAQQTTASLARCFAGENKRISYPEM, from the coding sequence ATGATAAAGAAAACTCTATGCTTCAGCAATCCAATCTACTTAAATTTGCGAAATGCACAATTAGTTCTGCATCTACCAGAAGTAGAAAATAACAAGACATTCCCTGAAGCAATAAAAAAAGAAGCAGAGCGCACCATCCCGATAGAAGATATCGGGGTGGTGGTCCTTGACAACAGGCGTATTACCTTAACTTCTGGGGTAATGGAGGCTTTACTTGAGAACAACTGTGCAGTCATCACTTGTAACCAAAAGAGTATGCCTGTAGGATTACTCCTGCCACTATGTGGTAATACTACACAGAACGAACGCTTTCGCTCTCAAATAGAAGCATCTTTACCTTTACGGAAACAGCTTTGGCAACAGACAATAAAACAAAAGATTCTTAATCAAGAACATGTATTACGAATAAATACTGATAAGGAAACCACTTGTATGCGTATATGGTCTAATGATGTACGTAGTGGAGATCCTGATAACCTTGAAGCAAGATCTGCTGCCTATTATTGGAAAAACCTATTTACAAATTATCCAAACTTTGTAAGAGACAGAGAAGGACCCCCTCCTAATAATCTCTTAAACTATGGCTATGCTATTCTTCGTGCCATAATCGCTCGGGCGTTAGTAGGAAGTGGATTGCTACCAACCTTAGGAATCCATCATCATAATAGGTATAACGCCTATTGTCTTGCTGATGATATCATGGAACCCTATCGCCCTTATGTCGATCAATTAGTTCTAGATATCATTCAATGCAACTCAGAAATATCTGATATCACACGAGATTTGAAAATGCAACTTCTCGGTATTTCAATGTTAGATGTAGTGATAAATGGCAAACGCAGTCCTTTAATGATTGCTGCCCAACAAACTACAGCCTCGCTTGCAAGATGTTTTGCAGGAGAGAACAAACGCATTAGTTACCCAGAAATGTAA
- the cas2 gene encoding CRISPR-associated endonuclease Cas2 translates to MTGFERFSEYRIMWILVFFDLPTETKKEKKAYSDFRKSLIKDGFTMFQFSIYVRHCASMENAEVHIKRVRTMLPKLGKVGILCITDKQFANIQLYYGEKEQTPNAPGQQLELF, encoded by the coding sequence ATGACAGGCTTTGAGCGCTTCAGTGAGTACCGAATTATGTGGATTCTTGTATTCTTTGATCTCCCAACGGAAACAAAGAAGGAGAAAAAAGCCTATAGTGATTTCCGGAAATCCCTTATCAAGGATGGGTTCACTATGTTCCAGTTTTCCATCTATGTACGCCATTGCGCAAGTATGGAAAATGCAGAAGTACATATAAAACGAGTTCGAACCATGTTACCGAAGTTAGGGAAAGTCGGAATACTCTGTATAACAGATAAACAATTTGCAAACATTCAACTCTACTATGGCGAAAAAGAACAAACTCCTAACGCACCTGGACAACAATTAGAACTTTTTTGA
- a CDS encoding DUF417 family protein, which yields MNKVKLLLDFVLNTAASLKGTGIHLIRIAIFIIFVWIGGLKFWNYEAEGIVPFVANSPFMSFFYTKKAPEYKDYKLKEGEFDKVKHEWHEANNTYTFSHGLGIAIMSFGILTLLGIWFPKVGFVGSGLVIIMTFGTLSFLVTTPEVWVPDLGSGEHGFPLLTGAGRLVIKDVCILAGAVVVLADCAQRILKNNKR from the coding sequence ATGAATAAAGTAAAATTATTATTAGATTTCGTTCTTAATACCGCAGCATCGCTGAAGGGTACAGGTATTCATTTGATACGTATAGCTATCTTTATCATCTTCGTATGGATTGGTGGTTTGAAGTTTTGGAACTATGAGGCAGAGGGTATTGTACCTTTCGTTGCTAACAGTCCGTTTATGAGCTTCTTCTATACAAAGAAAGCACCTGAATATAAGGACTACAAACTCAAAGAGGGTGAGTTTGATAAGGTTAAGCATGAGTGGCATGAGGCAAACAACACTTATACATTCTCACACGGCTTGGGTATTGCAATCATGTCATTTGGCATCTTGACACTATTGGGTATTTGGTTCCCAAAGGTTGGTTTTGTAGGCTCTGGACTGGTCATTATCATGACATTCGGAACGCTATCCTTCCTTGTCACGACACCTGAAGTTTGGGTTCCAGACTTAGGTAGTGGTGAACATGGATTCCCGCTACTGACGGGTGCAGGTCGACTTGTCATCAAGGACGTATGTATTCTGGCAGGTGCCGTTGTTGTATTAGCAGACTGTGCACAGCGAATCTTGAAAAACAATAAGAGATAA
- a CDS encoding acid phosphatase gives MTKKTLVVGLLAMFSVTTFAQTAAKKIKDVRTQPDLYYLQDGQQASSLELLPAPPQPGSIQFLYDQSQYQWGKMQRNTPRGDQAAADARVGGDGVPNAFSEAFGIKISKETTPEIYKLVLNMREDAGDLATRSAKDHYMRVRPFAFYNEMTCNPEQQQELSTNGSYPSGHTAIGWATALVLSEINVDRQNEILERGYQMGQSRVICGYHWQSDVDAARVISAAVVARLHAEPAFQEQLAKAKKEFAKLKKEGKIAKSTFKTAN, from the coding sequence ATGACAAAGAAGACCTTAGTTGTTGGTTTGCTGGCAATGTTCTCAGTAACCACTTTCGCACAGACAGCGGCAAAGAAGATTAAAGACGTACGTACACAACCAGACCTCTATTATCTTCAGGATGGGCAGCAAGCAAGTTCACTTGAACTTCTTCCAGCACCTCCACAGCCAGGTAGTATTCAGTTCCTTTATGACCAATCACAGTACCAATGGGGTAAGATGCAGCGCAATACTCCTCGTGGTGATCAGGCAGCAGCTGATGCACGTGTAGGTGGTGACGGTGTTCCAAACGCTTTCTCAGAGGCTTTCGGTATTAAAATCAGCAAGGAGACAACTCCAGAGATTTATAAACTTGTTTTGAATATGCGTGAAGATGCAGGTGACTTGGCTACACGTAGCGCTAAGGATCACTACATGCGTGTTCGTCCATTTGCTTTCTATAACGAGATGACATGTAACCCAGAGCAGCAGCAAGAGCTGTCTACTAATGGTTCTTATCCATCAGGTCACACAGCAATCGGCTGGGCTACCGCTCTTGTTCTGTCAGAGATTAACGTTGACCGTCAGAATGAAATCCTTGAGCGTGGCTATCAAATGGGGCAGAGCCGTGTAATCTGTGGTTACCACTGGCAGAGCGATGTAGATGCTGCTCGTGTCATCAGTGCAGCCGTTGTAGCACGTCTCCATGCAGAACCAGCTTTCCAGGAGCAGTTGGCAAAGGCAAAGAAAGAGTTTGCTAAGCTGAAGAAAGAAGGCAAAATTGCTAAGAGTACATTTAAGACTGCAAACTAA
- a CDS encoding OprO/OprP family phosphate-selective porin: protein MKRIILIATCALMTCASTFAQEEAEPKLVIKPTGRILMDAGVMHSTDETLDNQLNAGVAIPDVRMGVSATYGKWKAKVDVGYARQSLSLKDISLDYNFNKENLIRMGYFVHQFGLQSGTSSSFKISMEEPLANQAFFNSRLIGAMYVHAGEKFHATASVFAENDAMKMTTDKLGNEAWGAMTRLVWRPLTERGKIFHIGISGAYESPRYNKTAALSHKSYTLRAPFPTRIANVAAQEATISDAKALWKFSPEMNFAIGNFGFEAQYFYVGIKRDNAMPNYNAWGAYSNVRYLLNGQGYTYTKADAGIATPDPGSLELVAAYNYSTLTDKDANIFGGKVNDWSLTFNYYLNKYMIWRVRGSITRATDNAAFNNNTFSILETRLQIKF from the coding sequence ATGAAAAGAATTATCCTTATTGCTACCTGTGCATTGATGACTTGTGCAAGTACCTTTGCTCAGGAAGAAGCAGAACCAAAGTTGGTAATAAAACCAACTGGTCGTATCCTTATGGATGCTGGTGTTATGCACTCAACAGATGAGACACTTGATAACCAGCTTAATGCTGGTGTTGCTATTCCAGACGTACGTATGGGCGTAAGTGCCACATATGGTAAGTGGAAAGCAAAGGTTGACGTTGGTTATGCACGTCAAAGTCTTTCACTTAAAGACATTAGTCTCGATTATAATTTCAACAAAGAGAACTTGATTCGTATGGGTTACTTCGTACACCAGTTTGGTTTACAGAGTGGTACATCATCAAGTTTCAAGATTTCAATGGAAGAGCCATTGGCTAACCAAGCATTCTTCAATAGCCGTCTGATTGGTGCAATGTATGTTCATGCTGGCGAGAAGTTCCATGCTACAGCATCAGTATTTGCTGAGAATGACGCGATGAAGATGACAACCGACAAGCTCGGCAACGAGGCATGGGGTGCGATGACACGATTGGTATGGCGCCCACTGACTGAGCGTGGTAAGATTTTCCACATTGGTATCAGTGGCGCATATGAGTCTCCACGTTACAACAAGACAGCTGCTCTCAGCCATAAGTCATACACCTTGAGAGCTCCTTTCCCAACACGTATAGCAAATGTTGCAGCACAGGAGGCAACAATCTCAGACGCTAAAGCACTGTGGAAGTTCTCTCCAGAAATGAACTTTGCTATTGGTAACTTCGGTTTCGAGGCACAGTACTTCTACGTAGGTATCAAGCGCGACAACGCTATGCCAAACTATAACGCATGGGGTGCATATAGTAATGTACGCTACCTCCTCAATGGTCAGGGCTATACTTATACCAAGGCTGATGCAGGTATTGCTACTCCAGACCCAGGTTCTTTGGAGCTTGTTGCAGCTTACAACTACTCTACCTTGACTGATAAGGATGCTAATATCTTTGGTGGTAAGGTAAATGATTGGTCATTGACCTTCAACTATTACCTTAACAAGTATATGATTTGGCGTGTTCGTGGTTCTATCACTCGCGCAACAGATAACGCTGCATTCAACAATAACACATTCTCTATCTTAGAGACTCGTCTACAGATTAAATTCTAA